Proteins encoded together in one Canis lupus familiaris isolate Mischka breed German Shepherd chromosome 25, alternate assembly UU_Cfam_GSD_1.0, whole genome shotgun sequence window:
- the PBK gene encoding lymphokine-activated killer T-cell-originated protein kinase, whose protein sequence is MEEINNFKTPSKLSEKKKSALCSTPCINIPASPFMQKLGFGTGVNVYLMKRSPRGLSHSPWAVKKINPKCNDHYQSMYQKRLIDEAKILKNLHHPNIVGYRAFTEASDGSLCLAMEYGGEKSLNDLIEERNKDSQDPFPAAVILKVALNMARGLKYLHQEKKLLHGDIKSSNVVIKGDFETIKICDVGVSLPLDENMTVTDPEACYIGTEPWKPKEALEENGIITDKADIFAFGLTLWEMMTLSIPHINLPDDDDDDEDKTFDESDFDDEAYYAALGTRPPVNMEELDETYQKVIELFSVCTNEDPKDRPSAAHIVEALEIDVQ, encoded by the exons ATGGAAGAAATCAATAATTTCAAGACACCAAgcaaattatcagaaaaaaagaaatctg CATTATGTTCAACTCCATGTATAAATATTCCTGCCTCTCCATTTATGCAGAAGCTTGGCTTTGGTACTGGGGTAAATGTGTACCTTATGAAAAG atctccaAGAGGCTTGTCTCATTCTCCTTGGGCTGTGAAAAAGATTAACCCTAAATGTAATGATCATTACCAAAGTATGTATCAAAAGAGATTAATAGATGAAGCTAAGATTTTGAAAAACCTCCATCACCCAAACATTGTAG GTTATCGTGCCTTCACTGAAGCCAGTGATGGTAGTCTATGTCTTGCTATGGAATATGGAGGTGAAAAGTCTCTAAATGACTTAATAGAAGAACGAAATAAAGACAGCCAAGATCCTTTTCCAGCAGCCgtaattttaaaagttgctttgAACATGGCAAGAGGGTTAAAG TATCTACACCAAGAAAAGAAACTGCTTCATGGAGACATAAAGTCTTCAAATGTTGTAATTAAAGGTGATTTTGAAACAATTAAAATCTGTGATGTAGGAGTCTCTCTGCCACTTGATGAAAATATGACTG TGACTGATCCTGAGGCCTGTTACATTGGCACCGAGCCTTGGAAACCCAAGGAAGCTTTGGAAGAGAATGGCATTATTACTGACAAGGCAGACATATTTGCCTTTGGCCTGACTCTGTGGGAAATGATGACTTTGTCTATTCCACACATTAATCTtccagatgatgatgatgatgatgaag ATAAAACTTTTGATGAAAGCGACTTTGATGATGAAGCATACTATGCAGCTTTGGGGACGAGGCCACCTGTTAATATGGAAGAACTGGATGAAACGTACCAGAAAGTAATTGAACTTTTCTCTGTATGCACTAACGAAGATCCTAAAGATCGTCCTTCTGCCGCACACATCGTGGAAGCTTTGGAAATAGATGTCCAGTGA